Below is a window of Atribacterota bacterium DNA.
CTCGAGTCATTGACTCCCGGGTGGTAGACGCGGGTGGAGGGGTACGCCGGCGGAGAGAATGCGTGGTATGCCGGCGACGATTCACAACCTATGAGCGGCACGAACGAGAACCCCTGCGGGTAATCAAAAAAAATGGAACTCGGGAGTTGTTCGACCGGGAGAAAGTCCTGCGGGGAATGCTCAAAGCCTGCGAGAAAAGACCGGTGGCCATGGAAACCCTGGAATCCATTGTGGGAGAAATCGAAAAAGAGTTGCGGGATGAAGGGTACGAAGAAGTCCCTTCTTCCCGGATTGGAGAAAAGGTGATGGAGAAGCTGAAACACGTGGACCAGGTGGCTTATGTGCGCTTTGCTTCGGTATACCGGGAGTTCCGGGATGTGGACCAGTTCCTGGAACTCCTCATGAGCTTAAATAGAGAAAAAAATGTTTCGGAGGAGAAAAACCATGATGAGTGAACATTTTGAGCTCACCCCAGAAAAGGTGCGCAAACGTGATGGACGTGTCGTTCCCTTCGACCGCCAGCGTATCGAACGGGCTATCTATAAGGCTTTTCAGGCAGTAGGTGAAGAGAACGAAAAGTTGCCTCAAGAACTGAGCGTGAATGTGACCCGAAAACTCTTCGAGAAAT
It encodes the following:
- the nrdR gene encoding transcriptional regulator NrdR, which codes for MHCPYCGAEDSRVIDSRVVDAGGGVRRRRECVVCRRRFTTYERHEREPLRVIKKNGTRELFDREKVLRGMLKACEKRPVAMETLESIVGEIEKELRDEGYEEVPSSRIGEKVMEKLKHVDQVAYVRFASVYREFRDVDQFLELLMSLNREKNVSEEKNHDE